A stretch of Stenotrophomonas indicatrix DNA encodes these proteins:
- a CDS encoding Nramp family divalent metal transporter produces the protein MNTVAPTDSPASTAASLGPLNASIAVPEKGHWWFRLLAFLGPGYMVSVGYMDPGNWATDLAGGSRFGYLLLSVILISNLMAVILQALSARLGIATGMDLAQACRARYPKPVNLALWALCEAAIIACDLAEVIGTAIALKLLFDLPLLWGAVITALDTLLVLLLMNRGFRALEAFVIALLLVIFGCFMVQIALAAPPVMQVLGGFIPRAQVVTDPHALYIAIGIIGATVMPHNLYLHSSIVQTRAYPRTDEGRRSALRWAVTDSTFALTLALFINASILILAAAVFHANDRFDVEDIEQAHQLLAPMLGVGLASTLFAVALLASGLNSTVTATLAGQIVMEGFLRLRLPPWLRRLITRALAIIPVVVVIMLFGDQGAVKLLVLSQVVLSMQLPFAIIPLVRIVTDKVTMGALVAPRWLGGIAWVIALVIVVLNVKLLVDTFAAG, from the coding sequence ATGAACACTGTCGCGCCCACCGACTCTCCGGCCTCCACCGCGGCCAGCCTGGGTCCGCTCAACGCGTCGATCGCCGTACCCGAAAAGGGCCATTGGTGGTTCCGGCTGCTGGCCTTCCTGGGCCCCGGCTACATGGTGTCGGTGGGTTACATGGATCCGGGCAACTGGGCGACCGATCTCGCAGGTGGCTCACGCTTCGGCTATCTGCTGCTGTCGGTCATCCTGATCTCCAACCTGATGGCGGTGATCCTGCAGGCGCTGTCGGCACGGCTGGGCATCGCCACCGGCATGGACCTGGCGCAGGCCTGCCGTGCGCGCTACCCCAAGCCGGTGAACCTGGCGCTGTGGGCGTTGTGCGAAGCGGCGATCATCGCCTGCGACCTGGCCGAAGTGATCGGCACGGCCATCGCGCTGAAACTGTTGTTCGATCTGCCGCTGCTGTGGGGCGCGGTGATCACCGCGCTGGACACGCTGCTGGTGCTGCTGTTGATGAACCGCGGTTTCCGCGCGCTGGAAGCCTTCGTGATCGCACTGCTGCTGGTGATCTTCGGCTGCTTCATGGTGCAGATCGCGCTGGCCGCGCCGCCGGTGATGCAGGTGCTGGGCGGTTTCATTCCGCGCGCGCAGGTGGTCACCGATCCGCATGCGCTGTACATCGCCATCGGCATCATCGGTGCCACGGTGATGCCGCACAACCTGTACCTGCATTCTTCCATCGTGCAGACCCGTGCCTATCCACGCACCGATGAAGGCCGTCGCAGCGCGCTGCGCTGGGCGGTGACCGACAGCACCTTTGCCTTGACCCTGGCGCTGTTCATCAACGCCAGCATCCTGATCCTGGCGGCGGCGGTATTCCATGCCAACGACCGCTTCGACGTGGAAGACATCGAGCAGGCGCACCAGTTGCTGGCACCGATGCTGGGCGTCGGCCTGGCCTCGACATTGTTCGCGGTGGCACTGCTCGCCTCCGGCCTGAACTCCACGGTGACCGCGACACTGGCCGGGCAGATCGTGATGGAAGGGTTCCTGCGCCTGCGCCTGCCGCCGTGGCTGCGGCGGCTGATCACCCGCGCGCTGGCGATCATTCCGGTGGTGGTGGTCATCATGCTGTTCGGCGACCAGGGCGCGGTGAAGCTGCTGGTGCTGAGCCAGGTGGTGCTGTCCATGCAGCTGCCCTTCGCGATCATCCCGCTGGTACGCATCGTGACCGACAAAGTGACGATGGGTGCGCTGGTGGCACCGCGCTGGCTGGGCGGCATTGCCTGGGTGATCGCGCTGGTGATCGTGGTGCTGAACGTGAAGCTGCTGGTGGATACGTTCGCAGCCGGTTGA
- a CDS encoding ribonucleotide-diphosphate reductase subunit beta — protein sequence MATPLDRIKILEPRHPNRSTGIINGRTSGILNWNDIPYPSFYRAYKELSTNFWIPDEVDMKVDARQYGELNAREKNAYDSIIGLLATLDSPQTRFIYNVAEYITDPAAHANAAIIGQQEVIHNESYSYVLASITDLPNQNRIFEIARTHPTIIKRNAPIMGAYDDFMREKTAETLLKSLIQSSILEGINFYSGFAYFYNMVRQNRMNGTGKIISFINRDELAHTKFISELIRAIIGENPELQTSELTAYVHQSFEHAIELETQWSAEVLDGIDGIDVDEMVRYVKYRANKMAGMLGIERLYSDTTDNVMPWIKAYADNFTETKTDFFEMRNASYKKTNVDNGFDDL from the coding sequence ATGGCAACACCCCTGGACCGCATCAAGATCCTCGAACCGCGCCACCCCAACCGCAGCACCGGCATCATCAACGGCCGCACCAGCGGCATCCTGAACTGGAACGACATTCCGTACCCGTCGTTCTATCGCGCCTACAAGGAGCTGTCGACCAACTTCTGGATCCCCGACGAGGTGGACATGAAGGTGGATGCACGCCAGTACGGCGAGCTCAACGCGCGCGAGAAGAACGCCTACGATTCCATCATCGGCCTGCTGGCCACGCTGGATTCGCCGCAGACGCGCTTCATCTACAACGTCGCCGAGTACATCACCGATCCGGCCGCGCACGCCAACGCGGCGATCATCGGCCAGCAGGAGGTGATCCACAACGAGAGCTACAGCTACGTGCTGGCCTCGATCACCGACCTGCCCAACCAGAACCGCATCTTCGAGATCGCCCGCACCCATCCCACCATCATCAAGCGCAACGCGCCGATCATGGGGGCCTATGACGATTTCATGCGCGAGAAGACTGCCGAAACCCTGCTGAAGTCGTTGATCCAGTCCTCGATCCTGGAAGGCATCAACTTCTATTCCGGTTTCGCGTACTTCTACAACATGGTGCGGCAGAACCGCATGAACGGCACCGGCAAGATCATCAGCTTCATCAACCGTGATGAGCTGGCCCACACCAAGTTCATCAGCGAGCTGATCCGCGCCATCATCGGCGAGAACCCGGAACTGCAGACCAGCGAGCTGACCGCCTACGTGCACCAGTCGTTCGAACACGCCATTGAACTGGAAACCCAGTGGTCGGCGGAGGTGCTGGATGGCATCGATGGCATCGACGTGGACGAGATGGTGCGCTACGTGAAGTACCGCGCCAACAAGATGGCCGGCATGCTCGGCATCGAGCGCCTGTACAGCGACACCACCGACAACGTGATGCCGTGGATCAAGGCCTACGCCGACAACTTCACCGAGACCAAGACCGACTTCTTCGAGATGCGCAATGCAAGCTACAAGAAGACCAACGTCGACAACGGCTTCGACGACCTCTGA
- a CDS encoding ferredoxin reductase, whose amino-acid sequence MSAVVRPSLFSPYRWLSPSLFDFWAGQLNPLWTLREPMARLVRREPAGEGAATLVLRCNRHWAGMRAGQHVTLGVELEGRVLRRSYSPTRLGRRELAITVKAVEGGKVSQHLVAHAKPGDLFRLDAAFGDFHMPAAAPVLLLAAGSGITPMRSLLRDACQRPLAAPVDLFYWERSAAAFQFRDELQALAAANPNLRVHLLTTREGEVPAARIDSHTLAVAGDDTPLAQRHVLACGPDGFVAAARTRLAQQVAGFQAEAFTPPAALSDADSLGEVALTLARSGRRLIVPRGRSLLESLEAQGIAPKHGCRMGICNSCTCERVSGTTRHLRTGDTQSETAVPVRICVSAPTTDLTLDL is encoded by the coding sequence ATGAGCGCTGTCGTCCGTCCTTCCCTGTTTTCCCCGTACCGCTGGCTGTCGCCGTCGCTGTTCGACTTCTGGGCGGGCCAGCTGAATCCGTTGTGGACCCTGCGTGAGCCGATGGCCCGCCTGGTACGGCGCGAGCCGGCCGGCGAGGGCGCCGCTACCCTGGTCCTGCGCTGCAACCGGCACTGGGCCGGGATGCGCGCCGGCCAGCACGTCACCCTGGGCGTCGAGCTTGAGGGGCGTGTATTGCGCCGCAGCTACAGCCCGACCCGCCTGGGCCGTCGTGAGCTGGCCATTACCGTCAAGGCGGTGGAAGGCGGCAAGGTCAGCCAGCATCTGGTCGCGCATGCCAAGCCGGGCGACCTGTTCCGGCTGGATGCGGCCTTCGGTGATTTCCACATGCCCGCCGCAGCGCCGGTACTGCTGCTGGCGGCAGGCAGCGGCATCACGCCCATGCGCAGCCTGCTGCGCGACGCCTGCCAGCGCCCGCTGGCGGCGCCGGTCGACCTGTTCTACTGGGAGCGCAGCGCCGCGGCGTTCCAGTTCCGTGATGAACTGCAGGCGCTGGCCGCAGCGAACCCGAACCTGCGCGTGCATCTGCTGACCACCCGCGAAGGCGAGGTGCCGGCCGCGCGCATCGACAGCCACACGTTGGCCGTTGCCGGTGACGACACCCCGCTGGCGCAGCGCCATGTGCTGGCCTGTGGCCCGGATGGCTTCGTTGCCGCTGCGCGCACGCGGCTGGCGCAGCAGGTGGCCGGTTTCCAGGCTGAAGCCTTTACGCCGCCTGCGGCACTCAGTGATGCCGACAGCCTGGGTGAGGTCGCATTGACCCTGGCCCGCAGCGGCCGGCGGCTGATCGTGCCGCGTGGCCGCTCGCTGCTGGAAAGCCTGGAGGCGCAGGGCATCGCGCCCAAGCACGGCTGCCGCATGGGCATCTGCAACAGCTGTACCTGTGAACGCGTCAGTGGCACCACCCGCCACCTGCGCACCGGCGATACCCAGTCCGAAACGGCCGTGCCGGTGCGGATCTGCGTGAGCGCGCCGACCACCGACCTGACCCTGGATCTCTGA
- a CDS encoding flavodoxin: MVVASLSGNTRELGRHIAARCRAAGHAVHWQDADDLRQAPPLPVDEADLVLLGCWTDNAGRTPSEMKAWVAGIAERGQRPRQVAVFGTGETQWGQEYYCGAVHRLIRYFHSGYPPLEIEQMPHGRRHAAAIDTWTEAVLDHYWSTTDADHRRHHA; encoded by the coding sequence ATCGTGGTGGCGTCGCTCAGCGGCAACACCCGTGAGCTCGGCCGCCACATCGCCGCGCGTTGCCGGGCCGCAGGCCACGCCGTGCACTGGCAGGACGCCGACGACCTGCGCCAGGCCCCGCCGTTGCCGGTGGACGAGGCCGACCTGGTGCTGCTGGGCTGCTGGACCGACAACGCCGGGCGCACACCGTCGGAGATGAAGGCCTGGGTGGCAGGCATCGCGGAGCGCGGCCAGCGGCCGCGGCAGGTGGCGGTGTTCGGCACCGGTGAAACGCAGTGGGGGCAGGAGTACTACTGCGGCGCGGTGCACCGGCTGATCCGCTATTTCCACAGTGGCTACCCGCCGCTGGAGATCGAACAGATGCCACATGGCCGGCGGCATGCCGCGGCCATCGATACCTGGACCGAAGCGGTCCTGGATCACTACTGGAGTACCACCGATGCAGATCATCGACGCCACCACGCCTGA
- a CDS encoding TonB-dependent receptor plug domain-containing protein, with amino-acid sequence MRIAASLLRRLPLAAGIAAALPVTAFAAPPSPTELDRVQVKVSTATRSERLLSDVPIRTEVLRKEDIALRAATDFSRAVELINGLRVESNCQNCNTSEVQLLGLPGAYNQLLFDGIPLLSTLGSVYGLEQIPAGFVDRIEVVKGGGSSLYGPGAVAGVINLVPPLPARSGGHVQAGVDVLKGTPQKNADVRLDLVASEADAGLSVIAQRNWNSGIDYNGDGYTEITRKNLKVGGLQAWYAPTPGTRLRLDLQVTDESRRGGNRLDQPEHLANIAESLDTNYRRGSLSWDQEVSGDVDFRLAYAFADIDRDSFYGGLGDVVTDPSAPGYDPSQLDPNVPGSPASRSWRQYGRTHNPLHYIDSQLNWRLGAHTLAFGVQYKHEGLRDDNRDGAGQRLAVLEDATFHNLGAFVQDEWSVREDVDLVLGARVDKSSELDSAVFSPRIALAWQATPRLKWRTGIATGFRAPEIFVEDVHVDTLGGEQVRVRNTRGLKEERALTTLFGFDWRSDPADPVWSWDATASYARIRDTFALGEIQRGDDGQLTQLRYNASGSNVLGVETNLGWQPSPQWRLTAGASWYRSQFREPQRIFDDTADGGDTVIDSRDYLKTPRWTGLAQLSWMPAEPWETFLALRHTGSMPVLNNRLGELHRTRAFLVTDLGARWHRHLGAQAQQEVSVAAGVKNVFDQRQKDLESGALRDSDYVYGPRFARSWYVNLRYAF; translated from the coding sequence ATGCGCATTGCTGCCTCCCTTCTCCGCCGGCTGCCGCTGGCTGCCGGTATTGCCGCCGCCCTGCCGGTGACCGCATTCGCCGCACCGCCTTCGCCTACCGAGCTGGACCGCGTGCAGGTGAAAGTCAGCACGGCCACCCGCAGCGAACGCCTGCTGTCGGACGTGCCGATCCGCACCGAGGTACTGCGCAAGGAGGACATCGCCCTGCGCGCGGCCACCGACTTCTCCCGCGCGGTCGAGCTGATCAACGGCCTGCGGGTGGAGAGCAACTGCCAGAACTGCAACACCAGCGAAGTGCAGCTGCTGGGCCTTCCCGGTGCCTACAACCAGCTGCTGTTCGATGGCATTCCACTGTTGTCCACGCTGGGCAGTGTGTATGGGCTGGAACAGATTCCCGCCGGCTTCGTCGACCGCATCGAAGTGGTCAAGGGCGGTGGTTCGTCGCTGTACGGGCCGGGCGCCGTAGCCGGTGTCATCAATCTGGTTCCGCCGCTGCCGGCACGCAGCGGCGGCCATGTGCAGGCGGGCGTGGATGTTCTGAAGGGCACGCCGCAGAAGAACGCCGACGTGCGTCTGGATCTGGTCGCCAGCGAGGCCGACGCGGGACTGTCGGTGATCGCCCAGCGCAACTGGAACAGTGGCATCGACTACAACGGCGACGGCTATACCGAGATCACCCGCAAGAACCTCAAGGTCGGTGGCCTGCAGGCCTGGTATGCGCCCACTCCGGGCACGCGCCTGCGGTTGGACCTGCAGGTGACCGATGAGAGCCGTCGCGGTGGCAACCGCCTGGACCAGCCCGAACACCTGGCCAACATCGCCGAATCGCTGGACACGAACTACCGCCGCGGCAGCCTGTCATGGGACCAGGAGGTGAGCGGCGACGTCGACTTCCGCCTGGCCTATGCCTTCGCCGACATCGACCGCGACAGTTTCTATGGCGGACTCGGCGACGTGGTCACCGATCCGTCCGCACCCGGCTACGATCCTTCGCAACTGGACCCGAACGTACCGGGCAGCCCCGCATCACGCTCATGGCGCCAGTACGGGCGCACCCACAACCCGCTGCACTACATCGACAGCCAGTTGAACTGGCGGCTGGGTGCACACACGCTGGCGTTCGGCGTTCAGTACAAGCATGAGGGCCTGCGTGACGACAATCGCGATGGTGCCGGCCAGCGCCTGGCCGTGCTCGAGGATGCAACCTTCCACAACCTCGGCGCGTTCGTGCAGGACGAATGGAGCGTACGCGAGGACGTCGACCTGGTGCTGGGCGCGCGCGTGGACAAGAGTTCGGAACTGGACAGCGCCGTGTTCTCACCGCGTATCGCCCTGGCCTGGCAGGCCACGCCACGGCTGAAATGGCGAACGGGCATCGCCACCGGCTTCCGTGCGCCGGAAATCTTCGTCGAGGATGTCCACGTCGATACCCTCGGCGGCGAGCAGGTGCGCGTGCGCAACACCCGTGGCCTGAAGGAGGAGCGCGCGCTGACCACCCTGTTCGGGTTCGACTGGCGCTCCGACCCGGCCGACCCGGTATGGAGCTGGGATGCCACCGCGTCCTACGCACGCATCCGCGATACCTTCGCGCTGGGCGAGATCCAGCGCGGCGATGATGGCCAGCTGACGCAGCTGCGCTACAACGCCTCCGGCTCGAACGTGCTGGGCGTGGAAACCAACCTCGGCTGGCAGCCCTCCCCGCAGTGGCGGTTGACTGCCGGCGCATCGTGGTACCGCTCGCAGTTCCGCGAGCCGCAGCGCATCTTCGACGACACCGCCGACGGCGGCGACACCGTCATCGACAGCCGCGACTATCTGAAAACCCCGCGCTGGACCGGCCTGGCCCAACTCAGCTGGATGCCGGCCGAGCCCTGGGAGACGTTCCTGGCGCTGCGCCACACCGGATCGATGCCGGTGCTCAACAACCGGCTGGGCGAGCTGCATCGCACCCGCGCCTTCCTGGTCACCGACCTCGGCGCGCGCTGGCATCGCCATCTGGGTGCGCAGGCACAGCAGGAAGTGTCGGTGGCGGCGGGGGTCAAGAACGTGTTCGACCAGCGGCAGAAGGATCTGGAAAGCGGCGCGCTGCGCGACAGCGATTACGTGTACGGTCCTCGCTTCGCCCGCTCGTGGTACGTCAACCTGCGCTATGCGTTCTAG
- the mntR gene encoding manganese-binding transcriptional regulator MntR, whose amino-acid sequence MGKTDDSTSLKSTPLIEAERQVESFRQVREAHRMELVEDYVELISDLLADGGEARQVDIATRLGVAQPTVAKMLRRLARDGWVVQRPYRGVFLTPEGEALAHASRQRHQTVERFLLALGVDPDTARRDAEGIEHHVSEQTLALFDAFVRKAEGGSAER is encoded by the coding sequence GTGGGCAAGACGGACGATTCGACATCGCTGAAAAGCACCCCCTTGATCGAGGCCGAGCGCCAGGTCGAGAGCTTCCGGCAAGTGCGCGAGGCACACCGGATGGAGCTGGTGGAGGATTATGTCGAGCTGATCTCCGACCTGCTGGCCGACGGCGGCGAGGCCCGCCAGGTCGACATCGCCACCCGCCTCGGTGTGGCCCAGCCGACCGTGGCGAAGATGCTGCGCCGGCTGGCCCGCGATGGCTGGGTGGTGCAGCGCCCGTACCGCGGCGTGTTCCTGACCCCGGAGGGCGAGGCGCTGGCCCATGCCAGCCGCCAGCGCCACCAGACCGTGGAGCGCTTCCTGCTGGCGCTGGGCGTGGACCCGGATACCGCGCGACGTGATGCCGAGGGCATCGAGCACCACGTCAGCGAACAGACGCTGGCGCTGTTCGACGCATTCGTGCGCAAGGCCGAGGGCGGTTCCGCCGAACGGTAG
- a CDS encoding fatty acid desaturase family protein, with translation MTRATDRALSPAEMQTFGEELDAIRDRVIGSLGASDTRYIRRVAAAVRWSGVLGRSLLFLGAFSPLFWAPLLWPACIAGTLLLALAKILENMELGHNVMHGQYDWTGDPKLNGNTYEWDIVATADNWRKTHNFRHHTYTNVRGMDDDIGYGLLRIFPEQRWKPFYLLQPIIAPIFALLFQWGVAAQDLRLGRWFKGRISSRAMWLQTRPVARKMIRQVLKDYVFFPLLAGPFFLPVMLGNMVANGLRNIWTYVIIFCGHFTAESETFPKECLRNESRGHWYLRQLRGSSNISGGFVINVLSGNLSHQIEHHFYPDLPANRYAAIAKEVKEICRRYGQHYNNGSLPRQFTQVVWRILRHAFPSKPRRLPMPDIMPAPASANAG, from the coding sequence ATGACCCGCGCTACCGACCGTGCCCTGAGCCCTGCCGAGATGCAGACGTTTGGTGAGGAACTCGATGCGATCCGCGACCGTGTGATCGGCAGCCTCGGCGCCTCCGACACCCGTTACATCCGCCGCGTCGCAGCGGCTGTGCGCTGGTCCGGCGTGCTCGGCCGCAGCCTGCTGTTCCTGGGCGCGTTCTCTCCGTTGTTCTGGGCGCCGCTGCTGTGGCCGGCCTGCATCGCCGGCACGCTGCTGCTGGCGCTGGCCAAGATCCTGGAAAACATGGAACTGGGCCACAACGTGATGCACGGCCAGTACGACTGGACCGGCGATCCCAAGCTCAACGGCAACACCTACGAATGGGACATCGTTGCCACCGCCGACAACTGGCGCAAGACCCATAATTTCCGCCACCACACCTACACCAACGTGCGTGGCATGGACGATGACATCGGCTATGGCCTGCTGCGCATCTTCCCGGAACAGCGCTGGAAGCCGTTCTACCTGCTGCAGCCGATCATCGCACCGATCTTCGCGCTGCTGTTCCAGTGGGGCGTGGCGGCGCAGGACCTGCGCCTGGGGCGCTGGTTCAAGGGCCGCATCAGCAGCCGTGCGATGTGGCTGCAGACCCGTCCGGTGGCCCGCAAGATGATCCGCCAGGTGCTGAAGGACTACGTGTTCTTCCCGCTGCTGGCCGGTCCGTTCTTCCTGCCGGTGATGCTGGGCAACATGGTGGCCAACGGCCTGCGCAACATCTGGACCTACGTGATCATCTTCTGCGGCCACTTCACCGCCGAATCGGAAACCTTCCCGAAGGAATGCCTGCGCAATGAATCGCGTGGCCACTGGTACCTGCGCCAGCTGCGCGGTTCGTCCAACATCAGCGGCGGTTTCGTGATCAACGTGCTGTCGGGCAACCTCAGCCACCAGATCGAGCACCACTTCTACCCGGACCTGCCGGCCAACCGCTATGCGGCCATCGCCAAGGAAGTGAAGGAAATCTGCCGGCGCTACGGCCAGCACTACAACAACGGCTCGCTGCCGCGGCAGTTCACCCAGGTGGTCTGGCGGATCCTGCGCCACGCGTTCCCGAGCAAGCCGCGCCGCCTGCCGATGCCGGACATCATGCCGGCACCGGCGTCGGCCAACGCCGGCTGA
- the fabR gene encoding HTH-type transcriptional repressor FabR, translating to MAAATVLSPPEDASSPARRTVSREDLLAAALKLIGPHRSLSTLSLREVAREAGIAPNSFYRQFRDMDELAVALIDVAGRSLRTIIGEARQRATSSATSVVRVSVETFMEQLRADDKLLHVLLREGAVGSDDFKHAVERELHYFEEELQHDLVRLAALDGAVLYKPELVSMAITRLVFAMGASAMDQPPENDPELVEQISTMIRMIIVGARTPAAFRRG from the coding sequence ATGGCCGCCGCCACCGTTCTGTCTCCGCCTGAAGATGCCAGCAGCCCGGCCCGCCGTACGGTGAGCCGCGAAGATCTGCTGGCCGCCGCGTTGAAACTGATCGGCCCGCATCGCAGCCTGTCCACCCTCAGCCTGCGCGAAGTCGCCCGCGAGGCGGGCATCGCACCCAACAGCTTCTACCGCCAGTTCCGCGACATGGACGAACTGGCCGTCGCCTTGATCGACGTGGCTGGGCGCTCGTTGCGCACCATCATCGGCGAAGCCCGCCAGCGCGCTACGTCCAGCGCCACCAGCGTGGTGCGCGTGTCGGTGGAAACCTTCATGGAACAGCTGCGTGCCGACGACAAGCTGCTGCACGTACTGCTGCGCGAAGGCGCGGTCGGCTCGGACGATTTCAAGCACGCGGTCGAACGCGAACTGCACTACTTCGAAGAAGAACTGCAGCATGACCTGGTGCGCCTGGCCGCACTGGATGGCGCGGTGCTGTACAAGCCGGAACTGGTGTCGATGGCAATCACCCGGCTGGTGTTTGCGATGGGCGCTTCGGCCATGGACCAGCCCCCTGAGAACGATCCGGAACTGGTCGAACAGATCTCCACGATGATCCGCATGATCATCGTCGGCGCGCGCACTCCCGCCGCCTTCCGCCGCGGCTGA
- a CDS encoding thioredoxin family protein produces MQIIDATTPEQFQQLLADHPRVLVDFHKDQCPGCRMLDMSLQRVASGTAGQGTTLLRVQLEVVGEAFFRELGLRQTPTLSLFLDGDERMRMPGFQSPQQIEAAIAEFL; encoded by the coding sequence ATGCAGATCATCGACGCCACCACGCCTGAGCAGTTCCAGCAGTTGCTGGCCGACCATCCACGCGTGCTGGTGGACTTCCACAAGGACCAATGCCCGGGCTGCCGGATGCTGGACATGTCGCTGCAGCGGGTCGCCAGCGGCACTGCAGGGCAGGGCACGACCCTGCTGCGGGTGCAGCTGGAGGTGGTGGGCGAGGCGTTCTTCCGCGAGCTGGGCCTGCGGCAGACCCCTACGTTGTCGCTGTTCCTGGACGGTGACGAGCGCATGCGCATGCCGGGTTTCCAGTCGCCGCAGCAGATCGAAGCGGCCATCGCGGAGTTCCTGTAG
- a CDS encoding thioredoxin-like domain-containing protein, producing MRSSWLPALLLALAWPAVAADLHAQVSASLMRPEPRALRPMQWSPPPTLIALYFGADWCAPCHAFVPTLRGVRDALREAGADTEVVYVSLDESEAALRRYMHLQQMPWPVLDPRRAQRMPALQALAGPAPPNLVLIDAQGAVLANGWQGRHYRGLQPVLQEWWKQACAQQQAHCPDDGAQPR from the coding sequence ATGCGTTCTAGCTGGCTGCCCGCGCTGTTGCTGGCACTGGCATGGCCGGCAGTGGCTGCCGACCTGCATGCGCAGGTCTCCGCCTCGCTGATGCGGCCCGAGCCACGTGCCCTGCGCCCGATGCAGTGGTCGCCACCGCCAACGCTGATCGCGCTGTACTTCGGCGCCGACTGGTGCGCGCCCTGCCACGCTTTCGTGCCGACCCTGCGCGGCGTGCGTGACGCGCTGCGCGAGGCCGGCGCCGATACCGAAGTGGTGTATGTCAGCCTGGATGAAAGCGAGGCGGCGTTGCGGCGCTACATGCACCTGCAGCAGATGCCGTGGCCGGTGCTGGACCCGCGTCGTGCGCAGCGCATGCCAGCGCTGCAGGCATTGGCGGGCCCGGCCCCGCCCAACCTGGTGCTGATCGATGCGCAGGGCGCGGTGCTGGCCAATGGTTGGCAGGGGCGCCATTACCGCGGGCTGCAACCGGTACTGCAGGAATGGTGGAAGCAGGCATGTGCGCAGCAGCAGGCGCACTGCCCCGATGACGGCGCTCAACCCCGGTAG